Proteins co-encoded in one Kribbella solani genomic window:
- a CDS encoding M50 family metallopeptidase produces the protein MSEFWNSITSVQPDPSSRLVIGTGVVALLLIAWRPIWQYTRQVVTIAHEGAHGLIAALVGRKLSGIRLHSDTSGVTVSRGRPTGAGMIAVLLAGYPGPALFGLAAAFVLSRGYAVALLWGLLVALLILLLQIRNLYGLWSVLVFGALVFGVSWWGSPSVQSTFAHLLTWFLLLAAPRAVLELQHSRRRGQGRSSDADQLRRLTGVPALLWVGVFGLVTLGCLAVGVVWSGVLPG, from the coding sequence GTGAGTGAGTTCTGGAACAGCATCACGTCGGTCCAGCCTGATCCGTCGTCGCGGTTGGTGATCGGTACCGGGGTGGTCGCGCTGCTGCTGATCGCGTGGCGGCCGATCTGGCAGTACACGCGGCAGGTCGTGACAATCGCGCACGAAGGCGCGCACGGTCTGATCGCGGCACTGGTCGGCCGGAAGCTGTCCGGGATTCGCCTGCACTCGGACACGTCCGGTGTCACTGTGTCACGCGGGCGCCCTACTGGCGCGGGCATGATCGCGGTACTACTGGCCGGGTACCCGGGTCCCGCGTTGTTCGGCTTGGCCGCCGCGTTCGTACTGAGCCGTGGGTACGCGGTTGCACTGCTGTGGGGTTTGCTGGTCGCGCTGCTCATTCTGCTGCTGCAGATCCGCAACCTGTACGGGCTGTGGTCGGTGCTGGTTTTCGGCGCACTGGTCTTCGGGGTGTCCTGGTGGGGCTCACCGTCGGTGCAATCGACGTTCGCGCACCTGTTGACCTGGTTCCTCCTCCTGGCCGCGCCGCGCGCGGTGCTGGAGCTACAGCATTCACGGCGACGCGGGCAGGGCCGCAGCTCGGATGCCGATCAGCTCCGGAGGCTGACCGGGGTGCCGGCGTTGCTGTGGGTCGGCGTGTTCGGTCTGGTCACTCTCGGCTGCCTGGCGGTCGGCGTCGTGTGGTCCGGTGTACTTCCTGGCTAG
- a CDS encoding neutral zinc metallopeptidase produces MNPRALLASCAAAVILLTGCTPKSSTSDADAAAASEVAKAREAMPTTTSDTPGADSTAPVSAPPMPATLVNNPIYRVGPLPSARCAEPAYEPTSLANVRAYFTQYLACLNKAWAPVIRKAGFTFTEPKLVVVLGQSPSSPCTVDDGRDYYCGGTIYMDAATHLDIAKDDPDWARAWMALEIGHEYGHHVQALTGILTALYKHDQTLNGVEAQLEGTRRMELQASCFSGAYIGADRNYFPVTPDWLVVWRKAILDTIDTEHDHGKGANHARWTTAGFDAATPAACNTYTAASSLVG; encoded by the coding sequence GTGAACCCACGGGCCCTCCTCGCGTCCTGCGCCGCCGCAGTGATCCTGTTGACCGGCTGTACGCCGAAGAGCTCCACCTCGGACGCCGACGCGGCCGCCGCCTCCGAGGTGGCCAAGGCCCGTGAGGCGATGCCGACGACGACGTCGGACACCCCGGGCGCCGACTCGACCGCCCCGGTCTCGGCGCCGCCGATGCCGGCCACGCTGGTCAACAACCCGATCTACCGGGTCGGTCCGCTCCCGTCCGCGCGCTGCGCCGAGCCGGCGTACGAACCGACCTCGCTGGCGAACGTCCGCGCGTACTTCACGCAGTACCTGGCCTGCCTGAACAAGGCCTGGGCGCCCGTGATCCGCAAGGCCGGCTTCACCTTCACCGAACCGAAGCTCGTCGTCGTACTCGGCCAGTCGCCGTCCTCACCGTGCACGGTCGACGACGGGCGCGACTACTACTGCGGCGGCACCATCTACATGGACGCCGCGACGCACCTCGACATCGCCAAGGACGATCCGGACTGGGCGCGGGCCTGGATGGCGCTGGAGATCGGGCACGAGTACGGGCATCACGTGCAGGCGCTGACCGGCATCCTGACCGCGTTGTACAAGCATGACCAGACCTTGAACGGCGTCGAAGCGCAGCTCGAAGGAACCCGGCGGATGGAGTTGCAGGCGTCCTGTTTCAGCGGCGCCTACATCGGTGCCGACCGCAACTACTTCCCGGTGACGCCGGACTGGCTGGTGGTCTGGCGGAAGGCGATCCTGGACACCATCGACACCGAGCACGACCACGGCAAGGGCGCGAACCACGCGCGCTGGACGACGGCCGGTTTCGACGCGGCAACCCCGGCCGCCTGCAACACCTACACCGCCGCGTCTTCGTTGGTCGGCTGA
- a CDS encoding exodeoxyribonuclease III, giving the protein MRVATWNVNSVKQRMPRLLGWLDERQPDVVCLQETKLTDDAFTALLGDELTGRGYEIGLSGEPQWNGVALLSKVGLDEVVTGVAGAPGFPHPEARAVAATCGGIRIHSLYVPNGRVPDSDHYQYKLAWLKALTEVVAGGPDEQIVCGDMNIAPTDADVFDPAAYVGHTHVTAPERQALADLMAAKDLHDVVRERWPEDRVFSYWDYRAGMFHQDLGMRIDLMLTTDPVAERVKAAWIDRKARKGTGPSDHAPVIIDLDTAPDGDIGPLVPPPSAPRTARKKTTKLPQSR; this is encoded by the coding sequence ATGCGAGTCGCGACCTGGAACGTGAATTCGGTCAAGCAGCGGATGCCGCGGTTGCTCGGCTGGCTGGACGAGCGGCAGCCGGACGTTGTCTGCCTGCAGGAGACCAAGCTGACCGATGACGCGTTCACCGCGCTGCTCGGCGACGAGCTGACCGGCCGCGGGTACGAGATCGGTCTGTCCGGCGAACCGCAGTGGAACGGGGTCGCCCTGCTGTCGAAGGTCGGCCTGGACGAGGTCGTCACCGGGGTCGCCGGCGCGCCCGGCTTCCCGCATCCGGAGGCGCGGGCGGTCGCGGCGACCTGCGGTGGCATCCGGATTCATTCGCTGTACGTCCCGAACGGGCGCGTCCCGGACTCCGACCACTACCAGTACAAGCTCGCCTGGCTGAAGGCGCTGACGGAGGTCGTCGCGGGCGGTCCGGACGAGCAGATCGTCTGCGGCGACATGAACATCGCGCCGACCGATGCCGACGTCTTCGATCCCGCCGCGTACGTAGGCCACACGCATGTGACCGCACCGGAACGGCAGGCGCTCGCGGACTTGATGGCAGCCAAGGACCTGCACGATGTGGTCCGGGAACGCTGGCCGGAGGACCGGGTTTTCAGCTACTGGGACTACCGCGCGGGCATGTTCCACCAGGACCTGGGGATGCGGATCGACCTGATGCTCACCACTGATCCGGTCGCGGAGCGGGTCAAGGCGGCGTGGATCGATCGCAAGGCGCGGAAGGGGACCGGGCCGAGCGATCATGCGCCGGTGATCATCGACCTGGACACTGCTCCGGACGGCGACATCGGCCCGCTCGTACCGCCACCGTCCGCGCCGCGGACCGCCCGCAAGAAGACCACCAAACTGCCGCAAAGCCGCTGA
- a CDS encoding MarR family winged helix-turn-helix transcriptional regulator yields MTKRESLLDDSARLMRDFMTYSVLYQDSVARAAGLTASDLQALGMLINDGPASPGVLAGRTGISAGGGITQLVDRLESAGFVRRERSATDRRRVVVSPVLPEVERRVGPLYARIGAEWREYLESLSDDDLRVCVNFMTAAVDINRRHLGD; encoded by the coding sequence ATGACCAAACGGGAGTCCCTGCTGGACGACTCCGCCCGCCTGATGCGCGACTTCATGACCTACTCCGTGCTCTATCAGGACTCGGTCGCCCGAGCGGCCGGTCTGACCGCCAGCGACCTGCAGGCGCTCGGCATGCTGATCAACGACGGCCCGGCGTCCCCTGGTGTGCTCGCCGGCCGGACCGGGATCAGCGCGGGCGGCGGGATCACGCAGCTGGTCGACCGGCTGGAAAGCGCCGGCTTCGTCCGCCGGGAACGCAGCGCGACCGACCGGCGACGGGTGGTCGTCTCGCCGGTGCTTCCGGAGGTCGAGCGCCGGGTCGGGCCGTTGTACGCGCGGATCGGCGCGGAGTGGCGGGAGTACCTGGAGTCGCTGAGTGACGACGACCTGCGGGTCTGCGTGAACTTCATGACCGCGGCCGTGGACATCAACCGGCGGCATCTCGGCGACTGA
- a CDS encoding bifunctional SulP family inorganic anion transporter/carbonic anhydrase gives MPTSTTSHSPPASVWKSILHHDLPASLVVFLIAIPLSLGIAAASGAPLIAGLVAAVVGGVVAGAIGGSPLQVSGPAAGLTVVVASLVTQFGWAATAAITCAAGLLQILLGVTRIGRLALSLSPAVVHGMLAGIGVTIAVQQLHVVLGGKAQSSLIANVAELPAQLVTHHGHSVVAGVLTVAIVLAWPRIPKVNVVPAPLVAVVAVTALAAIAMPHVTRVDLPDKPLESLILPKLPDGTPAELLTAVLTVALVASVESLLSAVAVDKLHRGARSNLDRELIGQGAANTVSGLLGGMPVTGVIVRSSTNVAAGARTRASSILHGLWIAAFVLAAGAMLELIPMAALAGVLLVTGLRLVQLAHIRTLRRHDELLVYVVTAVGVAVLGLAEGVLIGLVLALIRVLYRLARATVTSTESGGMWTVRISGALVFLGVASLVRKLRSIPPGAHVRVELTVEHLDHAAYEAIEDWRRGHIARGGSVEVLRSTAKMLDGVREFEASAESIRPMLAKLAAEGQRPEHLFITCADSRIVPTMITTSGPGDQFCVRNIGNLVPPKGSNSSSVDAAIEYAVDVLGVRSIVVCGHSSCGAAAATLAADAPTGSGLQAWLRHFEPSVRHAVGLPDIIDPATGVKLIAADKLSVANVAVQLENLRSFPSVRRAEDEGRLELIGLWFDIGAAAARLVLDREPFLARADGELSKIRSNGTASAIATNPSSQ, from the coding sequence GTGCCGACCTCAACCACCTCACACTCGCCACCGGCTTCCGTCTGGAAGTCGATTCTCCATCACGACCTGCCGGCCTCGCTGGTGGTGTTTCTCATCGCGATACCGCTGTCGCTGGGAATCGCCGCCGCGTCCGGTGCCCCACTCATCGCCGGCCTGGTCGCCGCTGTCGTCGGCGGTGTCGTCGCCGGCGCGATCGGCGGCTCACCACTCCAGGTCAGCGGCCCCGCGGCCGGCCTGACCGTCGTCGTCGCAAGCCTGGTCACGCAGTTCGGCTGGGCCGCGACCGCCGCCATCACCTGCGCCGCCGGGCTGCTGCAGATCCTGCTCGGCGTCACCCGGATCGGGCGGCTGGCGCTGTCCCTGTCGCCCGCCGTCGTGCACGGCATGCTGGCCGGGATCGGCGTCACGATCGCCGTCCAGCAACTGCACGTGGTGCTCGGCGGCAAAGCCCAAAGTTCCTTGATCGCCAATGTGGCCGAGCTTCCCGCGCAACTCGTCACCCATCATGGCCACTCGGTGGTGGCCGGCGTACTGACGGTCGCGATCGTGCTCGCCTGGCCGCGGATACCGAAGGTCAACGTCGTCCCGGCGCCCCTTGTCGCCGTGGTCGCGGTGACCGCGCTGGCGGCGATCGCGATGCCGCACGTCACGCGCGTCGACCTGCCGGACAAACCGCTCGAAAGTCTGATCCTCCCGAAGCTGCCCGACGGTACGCCGGCCGAGCTGCTCACCGCGGTGCTCACCGTCGCGTTGGTCGCGAGTGTCGAGTCGTTGCTGTCGGCCGTTGCCGTCGACAAGCTGCACCGCGGCGCCCGCAGCAATCTCGACCGTGAGCTGATCGGCCAGGGCGCCGCGAACACGGTGTCCGGCCTGCTCGGCGGGATGCCGGTCACCGGCGTCATCGTCCGCTCGTCCACCAACGTCGCGGCCGGCGCCCGGACCCGCGCCTCCTCGATCCTGCACGGCCTGTGGATCGCGGCCTTCGTGCTCGCGGCCGGGGCGATGCTCGAGCTGATCCCGATGGCCGCGCTGGCCGGTGTGCTACTGGTGACCGGCCTGCGGCTGGTGCAGCTCGCGCACATCCGTACGCTGCGCCGGCACGACGAACTACTCGTGTACGTGGTGACCGCGGTCGGCGTGGCCGTACTGGGCCTGGCCGAAGGGGTTTTGATCGGACTCGTGCTGGCCCTGATCCGGGTCTTGTACCGGCTAGCCCGCGCGACCGTGACCTCGACCGAATCCGGCGGTATGTGGACCGTTCGGATCAGCGGCGCACTGGTCTTCCTCGGCGTCGCCTCACTGGTACGAAAGCTGCGGTCGATTCCGCCCGGCGCGCACGTCCGCGTCGAGCTGACCGTGGAACATCTCGACCACGCGGCGTACGAAGCCATCGAGGACTGGCGGCGCGGTCATATCGCCCGCGGCGGTTCGGTCGAGGTACTGCGATCGACGGCGAAGATGCTCGACGGCGTCCGCGAGTTCGAGGCGTCGGCGGAGTCGATCCGGCCGATGCTGGCGAAACTCGCGGCCGAAGGACAACGGCCGGAGCACCTGTTCATCACCTGCGCCGACTCGCGGATCGTACCGACGATGATCACCACCAGCGGCCCGGGCGACCAGTTCTGCGTCCGGAACATCGGCAATCTGGTACCGCCGAAAGGGTCCAACAGCAGCTCGGTCGACGCCGCGATCGAGTACGCGGTCGACGTGCTCGGCGTCCGCTCGATCGTGGTCTGCGGTCACTCGTCCTGCGGCGCCGCGGCGGCCACCCTTGCCGCCGACGCACCCACCGGCTCCGGGCTGCAGGCCTGGTTGCGGCACTTCGAACCCTCGGTCAGGCATGCGGTCGGGCTGCCCGACATCATCGACCCGGCGACCGGCGTGAAGCTGATCGCCGCGGACAAACTCTCGGTCGCCAACGTCGCCGTCCAGCTGGAGAACCTGCGCAGCTTCCCGTCGGTCCGCCGGGCCGAGGACGAAGGCAGGCTCGAGCTGATCGGGCTCTGGTTCGACATCGGCGCGGCCGCGGCCAGGCTGGTACTGGACCGCGAACCCTTCCTGGCCCGCGCGGACGGCGAGCTGTCGAAGATCAGGAGCAACGGGACGGCGAGCGCGATCGCCACCAACCCGTCCAGCCAGTAG
- a CDS encoding DoxX family protein — MFVTYAAVTIFAALLYASAAVVYLIGHEFPKAQMDIKRLPRSWVPVFGVLLAAGALGLVGGFWLPMLGLLAAYSLVLYFLGALLAHLRVGSRKLGNWAFFFITSVAALAVNLLYHWT, encoded by the coding sequence ATGTTCGTCACGTACGCCGCTGTCACGATCTTCGCCGCACTGCTGTACGCCAGCGCGGCTGTGGTCTACCTGATCGGCCACGAGTTCCCCAAAGCCCAGATGGACATCAAACGCCTGCCCCGCTCCTGGGTGCCGGTGTTCGGCGTGCTGCTCGCGGCCGGCGCGCTGGGTCTGGTCGGTGGGTTCTGGCTCCCGATGCTGGGACTGCTCGCCGCCTACAGCCTGGTCCTGTACTTCCTCGGCGCGCTCCTCGCCCACCTCAGAGTCGGCTCCCGCAAGCTGGGCAATTGGGCGTTCTTCTTCATCACCTCAGTCGCCGCGCTGGCAGTCAACCTGCTCTATCACTGGACCTGA
- a CDS encoding SDR family oxidoreductase has product MDLQLSGKTAVVTGASKGIGLACVRALVREGATVTGISRNPANLAKAQEDLSFEVEAVDLTDADATKAAFDRIGVPDILINCAGAARRTPVDDLDSAALHAAMDAKYFTYMHATEAVIRGMAARGSGAVVNVVGQGGRAANPLHIGGGAANAALMLASAGYAKAYAGQGVRVNVINPGTTRTARVDEGLEAAVKATGRPKEELLADLVREIPMGRVGEPDEVANVAVFLASPMASYVTASIITMDGATTAGI; this is encoded by the coding sequence GTGGACCTGCAACTCTCGGGCAAGACCGCGGTGGTCACCGGTGCGAGCAAGGGCATCGGTCTGGCTTGCGTACGGGCGCTGGTGCGGGAGGGCGCGACGGTGACCGGCATCTCCCGCAATCCCGCGAACCTGGCGAAAGCACAAGAGGACCTGTCGTTCGAGGTCGAGGCGGTCGACCTGACCGATGCCGACGCGACCAAGGCCGCCTTCGATCGGATCGGCGTACCGGACATCCTGATCAACTGCGCGGGCGCTGCCCGGCGTACGCCGGTGGACGATCTGGACAGCGCGGCGCTGCATGCGGCGATGGACGCGAAGTACTTCACGTACATGCACGCGACCGAGGCGGTGATCCGGGGGATGGCGGCGCGCGGCAGCGGCGCGGTGGTGAACGTCGTCGGCCAGGGTGGTCGCGCGGCGAACCCCTTGCACATCGGAGGCGGCGCGGCCAACGCGGCACTGATGCTGGCATCGGCCGGGTACGCGAAGGCGTACGCCGGGCAGGGCGTCCGGGTGAACGTGATCAATCCCGGCACGACGCGTACGGCGCGGGTCGACGAAGGTCTCGAAGCCGCGGTGAAGGCGACCGGCCGGCCGAAGGAGGAACTGCTGGCGGACCTGGTCCGCGAGATCCCGATGGGCCGCGTCGGCGAGCCGGACGAGGTCGCGAACGTCGCGGTCTTCCTGGCATCGCCGATGGCGAGCTACGTGACCGCGTCGATCATCACGATGGACGGCGCCACTACCGCGGGCATCTGA
- a CDS encoding sigma-70 family RNA polymerase sigma factor codes for MAELDCEPADVTALVAYLRDIGQHELLTTEEVNEHSYWIEAGVLAADRLSGDPGRHDPADLRQVVVLGQDSWRRMIEGNLRLVVSLARRYSGKGISLLDLIQEGNIGLMRAVERFDHRLGHRFSTYAIWWIRQSIGRAISDRSRLVRMPAQAYADSSRVMTSRHELTQQLGREPSTRELAMATGLTVARVERAQAWRMHPETLDLDGADPVVEDEPIVLRAALRRDIAHHLQFLDDLHISVVQHRFGLHGHIPCTLEETATQLDLTPERVRTLEREALRQLRRRALPQLRDYVA; via the coding sequence ATGGCGGAGCTCGACTGTGAACCGGCAGACGTGACGGCTTTGGTGGCGTACCTGCGCGACATCGGGCAGCACGAACTACTCACGACGGAAGAGGTGAACGAGCACTCGTACTGGATCGAGGCGGGCGTGCTCGCGGCGGACCGGTTGTCCGGCGATCCGGGGCGGCACGACCCGGCCGACCTGCGGCAGGTGGTCGTGCTCGGACAGGATTCCTGGCGGCGGATGATCGAAGGCAATCTACGGCTGGTGGTGTCGCTCGCGCGGCGCTACTCCGGGAAAGGAATCTCACTGCTTGACCTGATCCAGGAGGGCAACATCGGCTTGATGCGCGCGGTCGAACGGTTCGACCATCGGCTCGGGCACCGGTTCTCGACGTACGCGATCTGGTGGATCCGGCAGTCGATCGGGAGAGCGATCTCGGATCGATCCAGGCTGGTGCGGATGCCCGCGCAGGCGTACGCGGACTCGTCCCGGGTGATGACCAGCCGGCACGAGCTCACCCAGCAACTCGGGCGCGAGCCGAGTACGCGTGAGCTCGCGATGGCGACCGGGCTGACGGTCGCGCGGGTGGAGCGGGCGCAGGCGTGGCGGATGCATCCCGAGACGCTCGATCTCGACGGGGCCGATCCGGTCGTCGAGGACGAGCCGATCGTGCTCCGCGCCGCGCTGCGCCGGGACATCGCGCACCACCTGCAGTTCCTCGACGACTTGCACATCTCCGTCGTGCAGCACCGGTTCGGGCTGCACGGTCACATCCCCTGCACGCTTGAGGAGACCGCCACCCAGCTCGATCTGACCCCAGAACGCGTCCGCACACTCGAACGGGAAGCACTCCGCCAGCTACGCCGCCGAGCACTCCCCCAACTCCGCGACTACGTCGCCTGA
- a CDS encoding mycothiol transferase yields MKTSELLIDAHSRIKEVVHAVVAGLDDKTLATRPGPSANSIAWLVWHLTRVQDDHLADAGGYEQVYTADGWHEQLGLSLDAADTGYAHTPEQVELVKLNADQLVGYYDAVHARTVGFLRLLSDDDLDRIVDRRWDPPVTLGVRLVSVIDDCAQHAGQAAYVKGLLS; encoded by the coding sequence ATGAAGACGAGTGAACTGCTGATCGATGCACACAGCCGGATCAAGGAAGTCGTGCACGCCGTGGTGGCGGGGCTCGACGACAAGACGCTCGCCACCCGGCCGGGCCCGTCGGCCAACTCGATCGCTTGGCTGGTCTGGCACCTGACCCGCGTCCAGGACGACCACCTGGCCGACGCCGGCGGATACGAGCAGGTCTACACCGCCGACGGCTGGCACGAGCAGCTCGGGCTGTCGCTCGACGCGGCCGACACCGGCTACGCGCACACGCCGGAGCAGGTCGAGCTGGTCAAGCTGAACGCCGACCAACTCGTCGGGTACTACGACGCCGTGCACGCGCGTACGGTCGGGTTCCTCCGGCTGCTGAGTGACGACGACCTGGACCGGATCGTCGACCGACGGTGGGACCCGCCGGTCACACTCGGAGTTCGACTCGTCAGCGTCATCGACGACTGCGCCCAGCACGCCGGGCAGGCGGCGTACGTGAAGGGTCTGCTCAGCTGA
- a CDS encoding FAD-dependent oxidoreductase, with protein sequence MPKALVIGAGVAGPAVATLLTRSGWEAPVFEARSEPDPFAGLFLNIAVNGRRVLSTLGLEERLLSDAHPAPNMVMWSGRGKQLGVVPNGPAERPADGGVVVRRSWLHEVIRDGAEQEGVKLTYGRRLAEVHQHVGGVTARFTDGTEEEGDVIIGADGIGSAVRKYVAPDVVPTFTGLLGSGGFAHVPGLEPTPGIQHFVFGARSFFGYLVREDGTVFWFANLTADAPPADRSGLIGSGATSDDWLARLRDLHSDDPAPVPQILAATKGPVTVYPIFRLPRVQPWWHDRAVLVGDAVHATSPSAGQGASMALEDAVVLANHLSEPKRDFQAYEDARRDRAEKLVAYAAGIDKQKRVSKSRLSVAIRDLMLPIFLRKAGADHRNDWIFDYDVPFRGGRA encoded by the coding sequence ATGCCCAAGGCCCTTGTCATCGGTGCCGGCGTCGCCGGACCCGCTGTCGCCACCCTGCTGACCCGGAGCGGCTGGGAGGCGCCGGTCTTCGAGGCACGCAGCGAGCCCGACCCGTTCGCGGGGCTGTTCCTGAACATCGCCGTCAACGGGCGCCGCGTGCTCTCGACGCTCGGGCTCGAGGAGCGGTTGCTGTCCGACGCGCACCCGGCGCCGAACATGGTGATGTGGAGCGGACGCGGCAAGCAGCTCGGAGTGGTCCCGAACGGTCCGGCCGAGCGTCCCGCCGACGGCGGCGTGGTGGTCCGTCGCTCCTGGCTGCACGAGGTCATCCGCGACGGCGCGGAGCAGGAAGGCGTCAAGCTCACGTACGGGCGCCGACTGGCTGAGGTCCATCAGCACGTGGGCGGTGTCACCGCGCGGTTCACGGACGGTACCGAGGAGGAGGGCGACGTCATCATCGGCGCGGACGGCATCGGGTCGGCCGTCCGCAAGTACGTCGCGCCGGACGTCGTACCGACCTTCACCGGGCTCTTGGGCAGTGGGGGATTCGCGCACGTGCCAGGTCTCGAACCGACGCCGGGCATTCAGCACTTCGTCTTCGGAGCGCGGTCCTTCTTCGGATACCTGGTCCGGGAGGACGGGACGGTGTTCTGGTTCGCGAACCTCACCGCCGATGCGCCGCCGGCCGACCGGAGTGGGCTGATCGGCAGTGGCGCGACGTCCGACGACTGGCTCGCGCGGCTGCGCGACCTGCACTCGGACGACCCGGCGCCGGTGCCGCAGATCCTGGCCGCGACCAAGGGCCCGGTGACGGTGTACCCGATCTTCCGGTTGCCGCGCGTGCAGCCGTGGTGGCACGACCGGGCGGTGCTGGTCGGCGACGCGGTGCACGCGACCAGTCCGTCGGCCGGACAGGGCGCGTCGATGGCACTGGAGGACGCGGTCGTACTCGCGAACCACCTGAGCGAGCCGAAGCGCGACTTCCAGGCGTACGAGGACGCGCGCCGGGACCGGGCCGAGAAGCTGGTCGCGTACGCGGCCGGAATCGACAAGCAGAAGCGGGTGTCGAAGTCCCGGCTGTCGGTCGCGATCCGGGACCTGATGCTGCCGATCTTCCTGCGCAAGGCCGGCGCGGACCACCGTAACGACTGGATCTTCGACTACGACGTCCCATTCCGCGGGGGCCGCGCGTAA
- a CDS encoding MFS transporter: MEVAFIRWTWLRAVLHNGWWLVTSVYLVVDAGLSPAELVLIGAVQGAFALVFEVPAGVIADTISRKWSLVVSQLLMGTAMIATGLFESFPALLATQVLWGISWTFASGSDVALITDELDRPDEINLVLTRAARAQLTGAATGLILLGLLAWATRRDVTIVIAGAAMGALALYVVLRFTEHNFVPVRTARWSTSWRTFRRGLTLVRRSRALLLIFGATFLVNGASDAAGRLTQKQLLDLGLPTAPDPMIWFTGLGVAGLVVGAIVLRLAARRISGAHAGTDYALAALAGVLSMLLFAFAWEPVVGAIAVVLLTGVVTPLTRVISTIWVNARTTTDIRATTHSFLSQVEYLGEIVCGLAISAVARLANLPLALVGCAVLFAATAVLMRQPTNEDAAV, from the coding sequence GTGGAAGTTGCGTTCATTCGGTGGACCTGGCTGCGTGCCGTACTGCACAACGGCTGGTGGCTGGTGACCAGCGTCTATCTGGTCGTCGACGCCGGCCTGTCCCCCGCCGAGCTGGTGCTGATCGGCGCGGTGCAGGGCGCGTTCGCCTTGGTCTTCGAAGTACCGGCCGGCGTCATCGCGGACACCATCAGCCGGAAGTGGTCGCTGGTCGTATCCCAGTTGCTGATGGGTACGGCGATGATCGCCACCGGCCTCTTCGAGTCGTTCCCGGCGCTGCTCGCGACGCAGGTGCTGTGGGGGATCTCGTGGACCTTCGCGAGCGGGTCGGACGTCGCGCTGATCACCGACGAGCTGGACCGGCCGGACGAGATCAACCTCGTCCTCACCCGCGCTGCCCGCGCTCAGTTGACCGGTGCGGCCACCGGCCTGATCCTGCTCGGTCTACTCGCCTGGGCAACCCGTCGGGACGTCACGATCGTGATCGCCGGCGCCGCGATGGGCGCGCTCGCGCTATACGTCGTGCTCCGCTTCACCGAGCACAACTTCGTACCGGTCCGTACTGCCCGCTGGTCCACCTCATGGCGTACGTTCCGCCGCGGCCTCACGCTCGTACGCCGGAGCCGCGCGCTGCTGCTGATCTTCGGCGCGACGTTCCTGGTGAACGGTGCCTCCGACGCGGCCGGCCGGCTTACCCAGAAACAGCTCCTGGACCTCGGACTGCCGACCGCGCCGGACCCGATGATCTGGTTCACCGGACTCGGCGTGGCCGGTCTCGTGGTCGGGGCGATCGTCCTCCGGCTGGCCGCCCGCCGGATCAGCGGCGCCCATGCCGGTACGGACTACGCGCTCGCGGCGCTGGCCGGCGTACTGAGCATGCTGCTGTTCGCGTTTGCCTGGGAACCGGTCGTCGGCGCGATCGCGGTCGTCCTGCTGACCGGTGTCGTCACGCCGCTGACCCGGGTGATCAGCACGATCTGGGTCAACGCCCGGACCACCACCGACATCCGCGCGACCACGCACTCGTTCCTCTCTCAGGTCGAGTACCTCGGCGAGATCGTCTGCGGTCTGGCGATCTCCGCGGTCGCGCGGCTCGCGAACCTTCCACTCGCGCTGGTCGGCTGCGCGGTACTGTTCGCCGCCACCGCCGTCCTGATGCGTCAGCCGACCAACGAAGACGCGGCGGTGTAG